The DNA segment GCATCCATCCCAAACCCACTCCATTGTCCTCCCTAAATGCAAGCCATgattaacaaaaatgaaagcaaagaaaACTGAAGAGACATCTTGCCAATATATCATCTATTTACTGTGCAGGGTTCTGCCATATAAGAACATAAAGCACAACAATAATCAACCTTTCCAAGTAGCTAAAAGCTAAAACAGTTCACTGCTTCAAAACTGAAAACATCTCTGGCAAGACTTGTGTAGCAAACGTAAAAGCTGCATCTGATTAAGGACCACCCAACAATAATCAaaccttttgtaaccttgtaatATATTCACTTCTTAAGGCAATGTATTTACCTATCACTCTTCCAGCACATTAACCAATTCGTACTCAACTAGCGAAAGATTGTTCTGCTCTTTAACTACAAAGTTAGCATCCTCGGTCACTTCAACACGTCCCCATTTGTCAACTGCTAGCCTCATTGATCCCTTAAACATGTCAATCTTTGCATTGCGCAGAATCACGGTGGCGCCCGCCTTCATCATATCAACTGCATGGTGACATAGGTACCTCATTACTATTAATATAAAACAGCAATGCTTTGACATCATTCATACACAGAGACTCACCTAAGTGCTACTGGGATAAGGAAGCTAGGACCAAACTACATTTGTGTGAAGCCCAAGCAATGTGAGATCAAGcagatgaaataaaattatggtaGTGAATCAATAGATCACTGACTTTAAAGTACCAGTTAAAAAACGTATCATTCTCAGTTTCGCCACAAGCattatttacaataaaattaaacagAAAAATGGATTCCATACTTCTAAATGCATGATTAACGATAGGTAGAGTATTCACAggttcaagtcctgaaaaatgTTTCCATCTCAATTAGGTAGTAGTAAGCACAGTCAAGCATCTATAGGTCAATGATGAGGGAACAATGGAAGGGAAAAAAGCTTGCAGGGGCAACAGAATGAAAATGTAATGACCAACTGAATTTGTTTAGGCTTCTGCAGGCATCCATGCTATGGTTGTTACATAGCTTGGGGAGGGATGTACCTAAAGGAAGGTTCAATGCCTTCGTTTGAGTATGTTGATTGGTTAGGATCTTAATGAGACAGAGAGAGTTTCTTTTTGTGTTCTCTCTTGTTTGTCTTTGCCTTTTAGTGCTGATTGTGTCCGTCCTGTGTCCTCTAATGTACTCTTTTGTTGCTATATACATACGTCTTGTATTGCCTATCAAAAGAATATAAATACAATCCACCCCGCATACAAATGTCGTCTATGGAAATTGTTCAAAATTGGGTATAATGCatctgttgagagagagagttgaATAAACTTCCAAAAGAAACATGGTTAATTTATCCAAACAAGAACGTAATATAGAATCCTCAACTGTACAAGTGGATCCCAGGTTGAGCTCatctcaaattcaaaattcctATCTTATCCTACTGCAGTTTTTAAGAGCATCACGCTTCAATGTTTAATAAGCTAGATTACAGTAAAGCCATGTCAAGAACTTATCTTAGTTGCTGAAgtaactcaaaaaaataaaaagtttttagaaaatacgTCTTTGAAGATCTAGGCCCAACACTAAAAAGTTGGAAGAAAATAGGAGTACCAAAATTTAGGTTCAGCCCTGCTTGActagggaaaacaaaaaaaatgcccATAGTGTTTGCTTTTGtcaaaactttttcttttggttaGGCAAGCTTGCAACAATGACCTGGATTTTTACATCCAATGTTGATGGCTTAACTGGTAAGCAAAGGTGGCAAGTCAATGAAGAAAGGAAATATGGAATGGGCCCGCGGTGGAAAACTTTTGGTCTTTATCATAGATTGATTGATGGTAAtaactttgtttgttttttttttttttcatatatatttattttatgacaAGGAATTGAACCCAAGACCTCCACAGTACCCAATCCAAACTCTTGccacttgagccaagcctcaaAGGTAGTAAACATCATTGATGTTAACTTCTTCATtcacaaaaataagtggtggaAATGGCTTCTAGCAGATGTTAAATTACTGAACATTGAGTTGTTGCTCGCTTGAAAATCATGAAGGAGTTGGATTTTAAGGTACAATTAATCAACAAAGAGCCAACAAACAATTTTCcaaacttaaatatttgaaattgacaTAAAGCATAACATCATATATCTCAAATTTAAGTAATCTAATGCAACTGATCCTTCACAGACACTAAACAATGACAAAGAAAATTCATCTTCAGTAGATgctgagaaaaatgaaacagaaaatataataaatttttgaacTTTCATGctattttcaatttccttgtaTTACCAACAATGAAAATTCTGCAgcacaaaaattcaaattttattttatgtttacgGCGGCCTAAGCAAAcctaaagataaaatatttcacttcgtttttctcactttttctcATGAGCCaaacattaagaaaaaaaaaattgaaagctaACACCCCTTTTCAACACCCTTTTAACACAATTCCAAGAGCGTTACAACGTAAGATGCACAATTCTCTTTGTTTCTCACATTTCCTCTGCAACCAAACAAACCACAACAAGACATACTCAAGATATAAACAAAATACCTTGATCGTTACGAGCAGTGAAGATGATCGCCCCAGTCTCATCCCCAACAAGACACTCAGCAATACGAGTGTGGCGAAGATGCTGCGACACCGATCGGCCCTTTTGCAACACGGTCTTAGAGCTCACCACCTTCACCGTCAG comes from the Vitis vinifera cultivar Pinot Noir 40024 chromosome 12, ASM3070453v1 genome and includes:
- the LOC100248803 gene encoding uncharacterized protein At4g28440 — translated: METATTETVMETATTETAMTTETTETTETAKAAVTEKRKPVFTKVDQLKPGTGGHTLTVKVVSSKTVLQKGRSVSQHLRHTRIAECLVGDETGAIIFTARNDQVDMMKAGATVILRNAKIDMFKGSMRLAVDKWGRVEVTEDANFVVKEQNNLSLVEYELVNVLEE